A stretch of Episyrphus balteatus chromosome 2, idEpiBalt1.1, whole genome shotgun sequence DNA encodes these proteins:
- the LOC129912015 gene encoding DNA repair and recombination protein RAD54B-like, translated as MRRSGAPSMKSSPFQRNIFPTIASTSRTSQNPPPPQDNEISSSTSKTGKENYNHQRQNDHDQNNKILYNVVWRKITTKKHKTWEGDGSLEVRGNICVLKSETGQYLGTSNAIKTEELSEGAFFVISGKEVEIQEKVTNLKEFYANKKILKGSSDEWHEPEEKKKKTHHSVFFPMLHLTAPKMTKKVPSKIKTLPEIDVEPLILPKPEDEKRFNKLNRAVYEVRVTPMLVQHLRPHQREGICFLYECVMGFKNPGFHGAILADEMGLGKTLQCLALCHTLLKHGPFGGDRVLQRVLIVCPSSLTSNWNNEINKWLKNERMYAFVVDAKHKLHQFSHQNHIPFVIVSYEMFLGHSDEFKVLDFDLVICDEGHRLKNSATKVSIALQGMNIQRKIILTGTPIQNDLQEFFTLADFVNPGILGSYQEFKREFENSIVQGQAQDADEETKSKGSQRAAELKSISKKFILRRTQSVNQQYLPKKREYVVFVKPSELQQFLLIRALELWESQKEDLLKNMNPLQIITILKKICNHPSLISRSKSSNVLTKKLEKFLPDWSEMGPFDSGKLELVQNFLTDIAASDERVVLVSNHTKTLDMLQGLCDFLNLGASRLDGSTAASDRNSIVNKFNEESSTSRVFLLSAKAGGVGLNLCGASRLILFDNDWNPATDQQAMSRIWRDGQKKDVKIYRLITVGTIEEKIFQRQIGKTSLGGCALKNNDVGEPTEEFGSEASVKFSVEEMTGLFGLPMDFDDCATHENLSCYCNGTGEVKCNEALKDSLQINELMQWQHYRKPFSNSFLEEACLGSSAESISFVFSCQTKLN; from the exons atgcgTCGTTCTGGGGCTCCATCAATGAAATCTTCCCCTTTTCAAAGAAACATATTCCCTACAATTGCTTCAACATCAAGAACTTCTCAAAACCCACCACCACCACAGGACAATGAAATCTCTTCATCAACATCAAAAACTGGTAAAGAAAATTACAACCACCAGCGTCAAAATGATCAtgaccaaaataacaaaatcctTTACAATGTTGTTTGGCGAaagatcacaacaaaaaaacacaaaacctgGGAAGGTGACGGGTCCCTTGAGGTAAGAGGAAATATTTGTGTTCTTAAAAGTGAGACTGGTCAATATTTGGGTACATCGAATGCAATTAAAACCGAAGAACTTAGCGAAGGAGCTTTTTTTGTCATCAGTGGCAAAGAAGTGGAAATCCAAGAAAAAGTCACAAATCTCAAAGAGTTCTATGCAAATAAAAAGATTCTCAAAGGATCTTCTGATGAATGGCATGAACCagaggagaaaaaaaagaaaacccatCACAGTGTCTTCTTTCCAATGCTTCATCTTACTGCACCGAAGATGACAAAAAAGGTGCCatctaaaataaaaactctGCCAGAGATAGATGTTGAGCCTTTGATTCTTCCCAAGCCGGAAGACGAAAAAAGGTTCAACAAACTCAATCGTGCTGTTTACGAAGTACGAGTCACACCAATGTTGGTTCAGCATCTGCGTCCACATCAGAGGGAAGGCATTTGCTTTCTCTATGAGTGCGTAATGGGTTTCAAAAATCCAGGTTTTCATGGCGCCATTCTGGCCGATGAAATGGGATTGGGCAAAACCCTCCAATGTCTGGCACTATGCCATACTCTTCTCAAACACGGTCCCTTCGGAGGTGATCGAGTTCTGCAGAGAGTTCTAATTGTCTGTCCAAGTAGTCTTACATCAAATTGGAATAATGAAATCAACAAATGGTTAAAAAACGAGCGCATGTATGCGTTTGTTGTCGATGCGAAACACAAACTGCATCAGTTCTCCCATCAGAATCATATTCCATTTGTCATTGTCTCGTATGAAATGTTTCTAGGTCATTCTGATGAATTCAAAGTTCTTGACTTTGATTTAGTCATCTGCGATGAAGGTCATCGGTTGAAAAATAGTGCAACAAAAGTTTCAATAGCACTCCAAGGAATGAACATCCAACGGAAGATCATTCTAACAGGAACACCGATACAAAATGACCTGCAAGAATTTTTTACTCTTGCAGATTTTGTTAATCCTGGAATCCTTGGCTCATATCAGGAATTCAAGAGAGAATTTGAAAATTCTATTGTTCAAGGTCAGGCACAAGATGCTGATGAAGAGACAAAATCAAAAGGTTCTCAGAGAGCTGCAGAACTTAAGTCAATATCGAAGAAGTTTATTCTCCGACGAACCCAATCTGTTAATCAACAATATTTGCCAAAAAAGCGAGAGTATGTTGTATTTGTTAAACCATCTGAGTTACAACAATTTCTATTAATCAGAGCTCTAGAACTGTGGGAATCACAGAAGGAGGATTTGCTCAAAAATATGAATCCCCTTCAAATTATaacgattttgaagaaaatttgcaaTCATCCATCTTTGATATCTCGTTCAAAATCATCAAATGTGCTTACgaaaaagttagaaaaattcCTTCCCGATTGGTCAGAAATGGGACCATTTGATTCTGGAAAATTGGAATTAGTTCAAAACTTTTTGACTGATATTGCAGCTTCTGACGAGCGTGTGGTTCTAGTATCAAATCACACTAAAACTCTCGATATGCTACAGGGACTCTGTGATTTTCTTAACCTCGGCGCATCACGACTGGATGGAAGCACAGCGGCGAGTGATAGAAATTCTattgtaaataaatttaatgaagagtcATCTACCTCGAGAGTTTTTCTATTGAGTGCTAAAGCTGGAGGAGTTGGTTTGAATTTGTGTGGAGCATCACGTTTGATTTTATTCGACAACGATTGGAATCCAGCGACAGATCAACAAGCCATGTCCCGAATCTGGAGAGATGGACAGAAAAAAGATGTGAAAATATATCGTTTGATTACGGTGGGGACAATTGAagagaaaatatttcaaaggcaGATTGGTAAAACCAGTTTGGGTGGATGTGCCTTAAAGAATAATGATGTAGGAGAACCGACTGAGGAGTTTGGTAGTGAAGCTTCGGTAAAATTTTCAGTTGAAGAAATGACTGGATTGTTTGGACTTCCAATGGATTTTGATGACTGTGCTACGCACGAAAATCTATCATGCTATTGTAATGGAACTGGAGAAGTTAAGTGTAATGAAGCACTCAAAGACTCTCTTCAAATAAATGAATTGATGCAATGGCAACATTATCGGAAACcattttcaaatagttttctagaa gAAGCGTGTCTTGGGTCATCTGCCGAAAGTATTTCATTTGTATTTTCTTGTCAGACGAAGTTGAATTAG
- the LOC129911262 gene encoding dehydrogenase/reductase SDR family member 4, translated as MKRLQGKVAIVTASTDGIGFSIAKRLAEDGASVVVSSRKQSNVDSAVDSLKKLNLEVLGVKCHVGLAADRKSLFEETIKKYGKLNILVSNAAANPTVGGVLTCDESSWDKIFDVNVKSSFLLAKESLPLLRKSKGSNIVFVSSIAGYDPFELLGAYSVSKTALIGLTKAAAKELAPEGIRVNCIAPGIIRTKFSRALYESESAHEEALTRIPLRRLGESDEIAGVASFLVSDDASYITGEGIVASGGMNSRL; from the exons atgaaaagaCTACAAGGAAAAGTTGCAATTGTCACAGCTTCAACTGATGG AATTGGATTCTCAATAGCAAAACGTTTAGCCGAAGACGGTGCAAGTGTTGTTGTCAGCAGTCGTAAGCAAAGCAATGTTGATTCGGCTGTTGACAGTCTTAAGAAACTTAATCTGGAAGTACTAGGAGTCAAGTGTCATGTGGGTCTAGCAGCAGATAGAAAATCACTGTTCGAAGAAACCATTAAAAAGTAtggaaaattgaatattttagtGTCCAACGCAGCTGCTAATCCTACAGTTGGTGGCGTATTAACTTGTGATGAGTCTTCATGggataaaatatttgatgttAATGTTAAATCATCATTTCTCTTGGCCAAAGAGTCGTTGCCTCTTTTGAGAAAGTCTAAAGGgtcaaatattgtttttgtttcttctatTGCTGGTTACGATCCATTTGAG TTGCTGGGTGCTTATTCTGTGAGTAAGACTGCCCTTATTGGTTTAACAAAGGCAGCAGCCAAAGAACTTGCTCCTGAAGGAATTCGTGTTAATTGTATAGCCCCAGGTATCATTCGAACAAAGTTTTCAAGAGCG ctttatgAAAGTGAATCCGCACATGAAGAAGCATTAACGAGGATTCCCTTGAGACGGTTAGGAGAATCTGACGAAATTGCAGGTGTAGCGTCATTTCTAGTGTCCGATGATGCTAGTTACATTACAGGTGAAGGAATTGTTGCTTCTGGAGGAATGAACTCAAgattgtaa
- the LOC129911263 gene encoding charged multivesicular body protein 2b: MFNNFFGKQPTVKEQQRENDRNLRKASRDIERERRKLEDEEKKLELEIRKNAQAGNNDVCKILAKQLIEIRKQKSRTFAANSKITSIGFQNKTIGSNIALADAMSTTSKTMADMNKVMRPEAIAASMRNFQQANMKMEMTDEMINDTLDDMLTESGDEDESNAVVNKVLDEIGIEISGKMANIPSAGGELESNKTSEKDIAAQLAKLRST; this comes from the coding sequence atgtttaataacttttttggaaaacaaccTACGGTAAAGGAGCAACAACGTGAAAATGATCGAAATCTTCGCAAAGCAAGTCGAGATATCGAACGAGAACGTCGCAAACTAGAAGACGAAGAAAAAAAGCTAGAACTCGAAATCCGTAAGAATGCCCAAGCTGGAAATAATGATGTGTGTAAAATTCTAGCCAAACAATTGATCGAgataagaaagcaaaaaagTCGAACATTTGCTGCAAATAGTAAAATCACTTCGATTGGtttccaaaataaaacaattggCTCGAATATTGCTTTGGCCGATGCCATGAGTACAACATCAAAGACCATGGCCGACATGAATAAGGTAATGCGTCCCGAAGCTATAGCAGCTAGTATGCGTAACTTCCAACAAGCTAATATGAAGATGGAAATGACTGATGAAATGATAAATGATACATTGGATGATATGTTAACCGAATCGGGTGATGAAGATGAAAGTAATGCTGTTGTCAATAAGGTGCTCGATGAGATTGGTATTGAAATATCTGGAAAGATGGCAAACATTCCATCGGCAGGCGGAGAGCTTGAATCGAATAAAACATCTGAGAAGGATATTGCTGCTCAGTTGGCTAAGCTAAGGTCAACATAA
- the LOC129910145 gene encoding EKC/KEOPS complex subunit TP53RK: MESEELLTQGAEARVYIGKLNDEKCIIKERFIKKYRHPDLDSTITKQRIKAENNAITRCLAAGVLAPKVLQVNYNSKKIYMEYFDKAITCKEYIKKIVSTKSIAESETKLSELCVAIGVILSKIHTNNIIHGDLTTSNILVDPKVDDFSEYELILIDFGLSQYSQSPEDKGVDLYVLERALLSTHSQQPKLFEIILASYQKQTQDGEAVIARFQEVRRRGRKRNMVG, from the coding sequence ATGGAATCTGAAGAACTTTTAACCCAGGGAGCAGAAGCCCGAGTTTATATTGGCAAATTAAACGACGAAAAATGCATCATAAAAGaaagatttatcaaaaaatatcgCCACCCAGATCTGGATAGCACAATTACTAAACAACGTATCAAAGCTGAAAACAATGCCATTACACGATGTCTCGCCGCTGGAGTTCTAGCACCAAAAGTTCTTCAAGTCAATTATAATTCCAAGAAAATCTACATGGAATATTTTGATAAAGCAATAACATGCAAGGAATATATCAAGAAGATTGTCTCAACTAAATCTATCGCTGAATCGGAAACTAAACTATCAGAGCTTTGTGTGGCAATAGGAGTAATTCTCAGCAAAATTCATACTAACAATATAATTCACGGAGATTTAACAACATCTAACATTTTAGTTGATCCGAAAGTAGATGACTTCAGTGAGTAtgaattgattttaattgattttgggTTGAGTCAATATAGCCAGAGTCCTGAGGATAAGGGGGTCGATTTGTACGTGTTGGAGAGGGCTTTACTTAGTACACACAGTCAACAGCCTAagctttttgaaattattttggcaTCATACCAAAAACAGACGCAAGATGGTGAAGCGGTTATAGCAAGATTTCAAGAAGTGAGGAGACGTGGTCGTAAGCGAAACATGGTTGGTTAG
- the LOC129910704 gene encoding eukaryotic translation initiation factor eIF1, translating to MSIQNLNTFDPFADAIKGADDDVQDGLVHIRIQQRNGRKTLTTVQGLSSEYDLKKIVRACKKEFACNGTVIEHPEYGEVLQLQGDQRENICQWLTKSGLAKPDQLKVHGF from the exons ATGTCCATCCAGAATTTAAACACATTTG ACCCCTTTGCTGATGCAATCAAGGGTGCTGATGATGATGTACAAGACGGGCTTGTACACATAAGAATTCAGCAAAGAAATGGTCGTAAGACACTAACCACAGTTCAAGGGCTATCATCAGAATATGACCTGAAGAAAATTGTCCGAGCATGTAAGAAG GAATTCGCATGCAACGGCACTGTCATTGAACATCCAGAATACGGTGAAGTTCTCCAGCTCCAGGGCGATCAAAGAGAAAATATCTGCCAGTGGTTGACAAAATCCGGACTGGCAAAGCCCGATCAGCTTAAGGTGCACGGTTTCTAA